TTTTTGCTCAAAAAGGACTAGGCCCGTCTGGCTCCCGAAGCGAGTTCAGGACAAGCTAATGAAGACGGAAAGCCTTGTGCAAGGGGAAAGAAAAGAGTAAAACAATGGAATATTGACGACAGAAGTCTTTAACACAGAGGTCCCTGCCGGCCGACATAAGTACATAGCTAAGGCAGGTGGGCTTCGGCTGTCTTCAACATAAATACTACCCCAAAAAAAGAATTAAACTGACGGAAATCCTTAAGAAAAAGAAAAAATATATACCAAGAAAAATTAACCCCTCACAACAACGCTACACAAACTCCCTATACCTTGCCCCTTGCACAACCCCTCTCCGCTCAATTTCAGAATCCATATAATTTTGTATCTGCGATTTTTTCAATCCCCAATTAGGAGCAATCAGCATATCCAGATCAGACAAACCAAACAATCTCTGAATCACAATATCCTCACGAACCAAAGGCAATAGCTCACAAATAAAATCCGTATATTCTTCCAGAGAAAACAATTTGAATGGATCCTTTTTGTACTTAACCCCCATGATAGAACCTTCAACAATATGCAGGTGATGAAATTTAACAAATTTTATTTGTTTAAATCTATTAATCTCATCCGCGTAACGCAGCATCATATCCTTGGTTTCTCCTGGTAAACCAAAAATAGTATGTACACAAATATCTAACTTAGAGTTCTCCAGCATATCCATAGTCGAAATAAACTCGTCATGCGAACAACCTCTGTTTATTTGAGATAAAGTTTCATTATAAATAGATTCCATTCCCATTTCCAGATCAACAACCAATCTATCCGTGTAACTTTCCAACAAAGCTATCTTTTCAAAATCCAGACAATCCGGACGGGTACCAACAGAAAGCCCAACAACATCTGCGGGATTTACATTAAGCGCCTCGTCATATAAAGTTTTCAGGTAGTGTGCCG
This genomic interval from Pseudopedobacter saltans DSM 12145 contains the following:
- a CDS encoding TIGR01212 family radical SAM protein (This family includes YhcC from E. coli K-12, an uncharacterized radical SAM protein.) translates to MEKSLAFGEKNYNYYGAYLKDKFDGKKVYKVIVDGGFTCPNRDGSKGYGGCTYCNVDSFTPASRTMESMKEQIEFGMERAMKNYKAEKFIIYFQPNTNTYAPAHYLKTLYDEALNVNPADVVGLSVGTRPDCLDFEKIALLESYTDRLVVDLEMGMESIYNETLSQINRGCSHDEFISTMDMLENSKLDICVHTIFGLPGETKDMMLRYADEINRFKQIKFVKFHHLHIVEGSIMGVKYKKDPFKLFSLEEYTDFICELLPLVREDIVIQRLFGLSDLDMLIAPNWGLKKSQIQNYMDSEIERRGVVQGARYREFV